A stretch of DNA from Noviherbaspirillum sedimenti:
GAGACACGCGGCCACGATCGCCGCGCAGGCATAGAGGGCAAAGATTTCCGGATTGTGCTGGATAAATGCCCGTGACTTGATCAGACGCCGCATGCCGCCATCGAACAGGGCTGCCAGCATCCATGCCAGCAACACCGGCAACCATTCCACCAGTGCGCAGAGGCGGTACGTCGCCAGGGCAAACAGCGTGTCGATTGCGCGAAAATAATCACTGTTGAACAGGCGATTGTTGGCCTGCGCCATCTGCCAGGCGACATCCAGCGCAACCGGCTGGGAAGGCGGCTCCACCGAGGGCGGGGGAATCGGGCTAGCCTGCTGTGCTGTCGCTTGCAAGTCCAGCATGCGTGCCAGTATACGCACGGCGCGTGCCGGGCTCCAGGCTTCGGCGGTCAGGGCGTGTTCGACGCGCAGCTGGTTAAGGAAACGCTCGGGCGGAAAGGCGGCGGGCAAGTACAGTACCAGCATCAGCAGCGCCACCAGGGAGGCTGTGCACACGAAGCGGATCATGCCGGCGCTCCGGCCATGGATTTGCCGGCATCGGGATCCAGGATCGGAAAGCGCCCCTTGATGATCCGCCCGCCCGAAACCGAGGCGAAATACTGCAGGTTCGGCAGCTTGCCGAGGATGTCGGCGGGGATGCGCTCTTCCAGCGTTTCAGTGAGCTGGGATGAGTAGGAGGAAGTGAAATCCCCCAGATGCGCGTCCGACGCAGTGTTCAGGCCAACCCGCAGAGTGTGGATCGCGGTCTTGCCGAAGGTTTCGACGATGAAGTCTTGCGTGGGCCGATCCTTGGAGCGCAGCGCAATCAGGTTGTTGAGATTCCCCAGAGCCATGCGTGCGGCCGCTTCGCTGCCCAGGCGTCTTGCCAGGTCAGCCAGCGTTTGCATGGCGCAGGTCGTAAAAATCCCGCCTTCAGCGCCCTTGTTGAGGATTTCAATCAAGGGCTGGTTGATCACGTTCGACACTTCGTCGACAAACAGCGAGATGCGCCGGAAGCCGCCCAGGTTGTAGCGCATGCCGGCGCGGGCGGCCAGGTCCGCCAGCAAGAGCGCGCCGATGGCGGAGGCGACCGACGGGTCGGGCAGGGCGTCGAGGCACATGTAGAGGACGTAGCCACCGCGTTCGATTTTTTCGAAATTCATGATGGCGCGCCGGTCATCGGCATCGAACGGGTCCGGCGACAGGCTCAACCCCAGGTCGCCCGAGGTCAGCATCGACAACACCGGCAGCAGGTTGGCGGTGATTTTCTGGTAATGCTCGCGGTTGTGGCGGAAGGTCCGCACCTGCGCATCGATGACCTTGTTGTGCTGGTGCTGCGGCACGTGATGCTCATAAAAGGCGACGAAAGCGAGCAAGTCGTTGCTGGCCGCTTCCGAGGGGCGCTTCAAGTTGCCGCGCTGGGCGTCGGCGAGGAGCTTGCGCATGTCCGCCTGCTCGCGCCAGCCCGGGCCAAAGGAACCGTCAAAAAAGCGCCGCAACGACGCTTCCAGCACCGGCTCGATGCCGCCCTCGATATACTTGGTCAACTTCATCAGGTTGGGCCGCTCTTCCAGGTCGACCAAGCCCTGGACCACGACATTGACGGCATCCCAGCCGAAGGCGCTGAAGGCGCCGGCGGTATCCGGCGGCATGATCGCCTGGATGCGCGAGGCAATCTCCGTCGGCTTTTGCCAGTTGAAGGTAAAATCCAAACGGACGCCGGCTTCCGGAAAGGCGGGATGGAATTCCAGGAAAGTGTCGGCTTCCCGGTAATCGGCGCAGGCCCGCATGACCGCGCGCTTGAGTCGCCGGCTGTTCTTGGGATCGATCACCACCACGACGTCGCCGCGGCGCACCGCTTGCGTGACCAGGTTGGCCAGCGCCACGCCCTTGCCGGACTGGGTGGTGCCGACC
This window harbors:
- a CDS encoding DUF4400 domain-containing protein: MIRFVCTASLVALLMLVLYLPAAFPPERFLNQLRVEHALTAEAWSPARAVRILARMLDLQATAQQASPIPPPSVEPPSQPVALDVAWQMAQANNRLFNSDYFRAIDTLFALATYRLCALVEWLPVLLAWMLAALFDGGMRRLIKSRAFIQHNPEIFALYACAAIVAACLTVVALVLPVTVPPLAWPLVPLAISVFASRALASFHRRA
- the traD gene encoding conjugative transfer system coupling protein TraD (Members of this protein family are the putative conjugative coupling factor, TraD, as the term is used for the SXT and TOL plasmid systems.) — translated: MLTRPFEMPWRPAYEAYASLAWLAALVVSIAVATQEQLPWQMTGFLAASCFMMAVLRLRQALRILVVRASLSGRAMQVVPTKTLEKLCRQPDQVFLGFGFEWQPVHSQRLYELAKVDFRDYAVSPVLLRWLGYAVDPQPDSEIGLPYIHGVAPREQALYRPLQNFEGGTLLVGTTQSGKGVALANLVTQAVRRGDVVVVIDPKNSRRLKRAVMRACADYREADTFLEFHPAFPEAGVRLDFTFNWQKPTEIASRIQAIMPPDTAGAFSAFGWDAVNVVVQGLVDLEERPNLMKLTKYIEGGIEPVLEASLRRFFDGSFGPGWREQADMRKLLADAQRGNLKRPSEAASNDLLAFVAFYEHHVPQHQHNKVIDAQVRTFRHNREHYQKITANLLPVLSMLTSGDLGLSLSPDPFDADDRRAIMNFEKIERGGYVLYMCLDALPDPSVASAIGALLLADLAARAGMRYNLGGFRRISLFVDEVSNVINQPLIEILNKGAEGGIFTTCAMQTLADLARRLGSEAAARMALGNLNNLIALRSKDRPTQDFIVETFGKTAIHTLRVGLNTASDAHLGDFTSSYSSQLTETLEERIPADILGKLPNLQYFASVSGGRIIKGRFPILDPDAGKSMAGAPA